The Jiangella sp. DSM 45060 genome contains the following window.
AGAGGTCGGTCACCGCCTCCAGCTGGCCGGGCGACGGGGGCTCCGGGGGTGCGGCTCCGGCGGCCTGGGTGAGTCCCAGGGCGAGAGCCACCACCGTCGGAAGGGTCAAGCTGCGACGCAACATGCGGGCTCCTTCAACGACGAACCCGCCGGCCGGTCCGGGGTGTGGTGGCGGCGGGTCTGCGGTACACGCGTACGTGCTGACGGGACGGAGGAGATGCGGTGCCGGTGACAACGCGTTGGCGTCGGCATCACCGGCCTCCTACGGAGCGTGCGTTTCCCGGACGGATGACGTGCGGAGACGCACAGTGTCACAAGGTGTCCGGTAACCGGTGAAACTAGACGAAGGCTGTCACCACTGTCAATGGTGACAGTTAGGGTGAGGCGCATGAACACGTCCGCGACCGTCGCCGGCCTGGTCGACCTCGGGCTGACGAGCTACGAGGCGCGGGCCTACGTCGCGCTGGCCGGCCGGCGCGACGCCACCCCGGCCGAGGTCGCGCGACTGGCGTCCATCCCGAGGCAGCGCGCCTACGACGTCCTGGCCACGCTGGCGGAGCGCGGGCTGGTGCAGCAGGTCCCCGGCCAGGCGGTCCGGTACCGCGCGCAGCCGCCCGACCACGTCACCGAGCTGCTGCTGGCGGTCCGGCGGCGCGAACTCGACCGCCTCGCGCAGGCCTCGACGGACGTCGCCGGGCAGCTGCGGTCGCTGTTCCAGCGCGGCCAGGACCACGGCCACCCGTTCGACTACGTCGAGGTGCTGCGCGACCGCGAGCACGCCGTCGAGCGGGTGCAGCAGCTGTGGGCCGACGCCCGGCACGAGGTGCTGACGTTCGTGCACCCGCCCTACCTCGGCGCCTCGACGCCGTCGACCGACGCGGTGCCGACCGGCATCGTCCAACGCTCGATCTACGAGACGTCCATCCTCGACGACCCCGTCATGACCGAGCGGGTGCGCACGTGGGCGGCGCTGGGCGAGCAGATCAGGCTCACCACCGAGCTGCCGCTCAAGCTGACCATCGTCGACGGCCGCTCGGTGGCGTTCAACATGCCCGACTCCGCCGAGGGCGACGGCTCGGTGACGACGCTGGTCGTGCAGCACGAGGCGCTGGCGGCCACGCTGAAGATCGCGTTCGAGAGCCTGTGGTCGACGGCCCGCACCCTGGACGACGTCGCGGCGGCACGCACCTACTAGAGGAGTGAGTCCTCTTGATCGGGAGTGGTCGTCGGCGGTCATGGCGTTTGGTTGGGGCGCCGGTGTGCGCTCGCTGCTCTCGGCGGTGCAGATCAGATGCGGGCCCCCGGGTGGTGGTGCGCGGCGGGGTGACACGCGTGCCAACATTTGCCGCTGGTGTCACCGGGCCAGAGCAGAGCCCCCGGTGGTTCTCCCGGACGAGGGCGAGCACAGTTGATGGGCCGGAGCTCACCAGACCGCGTCCTCGCCGTACCGGCAGCGACACACCCGCAAGATCACTAGGGCGCACCTACTAGAGGCGGGGCGCCTCGATGGCGGGGCAGGTGTCCATGACGACCTCGAGCCCGGCCGCCTTCGCCCGCTCGGCCGCCTCCTCGTCGACGACGCCCAGCTGCAGCCAGACCGCCTTGATGCCGAGCCGCTCCTGCTCGGCGATGGCGTCGTCGACCACCTCACCGACCCGCCGGCTGTTCACGAAGCAGTCGACGACCTCGACCGGGCCCGGCACGTCGGCCAGCGTCTTGTACCCCCGCGCGTCGAGGGTGTCCTCGCCGCGCGGGTTCACCGGCACGATCGTCATGCCGAGACGGTCGCGCAGGAACCGCGCCACCCCGTACGCGGCCCGCTCGCGGTTCTGCGACAACCCGACGACCGCCCAGGTCGCGGGGGTGGTCAGCAGGCGGTGGACGGTGTCGGGGTCGTTCACGTGGGGGGTCACCCTTCGAGCGTATGTCGCCCCCTCGGCATAGGGTCCCTGGCATGAGCCGACCGCCGTTGACGGACCGCATGCTCGACCGTGCCGAGTCGACGCTGCGCGACCCCCCAGCTGCGTTGGCGCGGCAACTCGAGGACTGGGCCGCCGATCCGCACCGCGACGACGTCGAGGACGTCGCCACGCTGCTGGTCGCCGGCCGGACCGGCGATGCCGACACCGTCGCGGCCGAAGTGCGCCGCTCCCGTCGCGGTGACACCTTCGTGCTGTCGTTCCTGGGCGAGAGCTACGAGGAGGCCGGGCACCTCGCCGAGGCGCATCGCTGGTTCACCATGGGCCTCGCGGTGGCGGAGCGCAGCGGCGACCCGGCCGGTGCGGCGCCGGCGCTGCTCGCCGGCCGGTTCCGGGTGCGCCGGGAGCTGGACCTCCCCGTCGACGAGGACGACCAGGAGTACGCCGACCTCGTCGTCGAGGATCTCGAAGCCGACGGCGTCGATGTCGCCGCCGAGGCCGCGGCGCTGATGAAGGAGGACGGCTCGAACCCGGACGCGTTCTTCCGCCGCTGACCACCCGCCGGGGTCGGCCCGCCCCGTCAGCCGGCGAGGGTGGTGGTGGCGGCGCGGAGGGCCTCGGCGACGGAGCCCGCGGTGGAGGCGTGGCCGCCGTCGACGACGACCAGGCGGGCGTCGGGCCAGGCCTGGGCCAGCTCCCACGCGGTGCGGACCGGTGTCTGCACGTCACCGCGGCCGGCCACCAGCACGCCGGGGATGCCCCGCAGCCGGCCGGCGTCGCGCAGCAGCTGGTCGTCCTCGAGCCAGCCGTCGTGGCGGAAGTAGTGCAGGGCCAGCCGGACCAGCGTCGCCGCGAACCGAGGGTCGGCGAAGGCCGCGGCCGTGTGCGGGTCCGGGTGCAGGCTCAGCGTCGCCGCCTCCCAGGCGCACCAGGCCGCCACGGCGGTGTCGCGGACGGCGGGGTCGGGGTGGTGCAGCAGCCGGTGGTACGCCGCGAACACCGCGGCCGCGCCGCCCCCGGCCGCCGGCGCGCTGAACGCGGCCCACGCCTCGGGGAAGAACCGCCCGGCGCCGCCGCCGTAGAGCCATTCGGCCTCGGCCGGGCGCAGCAGCGCGACGCTGGTCAGCACCATCGCCGTGACGCGGTCCGGGTGCGCCTGCGCGTACGCCAGGCCCAGCGTGCTGCCCCACGACCCGCCGAGCACCAGCCAGCGGTCGACGCCGCGGTGCTCGCGCAGCCGTTCGAGGTCGCCGACCAGCGCGGACGTGTGGTTGGCGGACAGGTCGGCGTGGTGGTCGAGGACGCGCGGCGTGCTGCGGCCGCAGCCGCGCTGGTCGAGCAGCACGACGCGGTAGAGCTCCGGGTCGAACAGGTCGCGGTGCGCGGCCGTGCAGCCGGTGCCGGGGCCGCCGTGCAGCACGACGGCGGGCCGGCCGGCGGGGTTGCCGCACTCCTCCCAGTAGACGCGGTGCCCGTCGCCGACGTCGAGCAGCCCGTGCGCGTACGGCTCGGTCACGCGACGTCGAGGGTGCCGGGGCGATAGGACGACATCCACGAGCGCAGCAGCTCGACCCGGTCGGTGTTGGCGTCGTTGCCGACGACCACCGGCTCCTCGTTGTAGGCCATGGTGTCCGAGCGGCGCCGCAGCTTGACGTAGAGCCCGGACGCCTCGATGGCGTAGCGCTCCATGTCGTCCTGCAGGGCGCCGACGACGGTGATGTTGTGGTCGTTGCCGATGCGCTCGAACAGCGCGACGGCCTCGCGGCGGTGCTGCTTGCCGAGGTTGCGGCCGAGCTCGTCGAGGATCAGCAGCAGCGGCCGGTCGCCACCGCGGGCCAGGGCGGCGGCGCAGACCAACTTGACCGCCTTCTCGTCCATCTGGGCGGTGTTGCTGCGCAGCGTGTACGCGGACATCCGCTGGCCCTCGGCGCGCCGCCACTTCGGGCTGACCGTCCACCGCCACGGCTTGTCCGGCTCGGACGGCGGCTCCGGCTCGGGGTAGTCGAGGCCGGCGCCGTAGCCGCCGTACTCCTGGTCGAGGCGGTCGAACTCGGACGCGACCTTCTTCAGCATCGTCTTGATGCCGGCCGCCAGCGACGTGCGGTGGGCGCGGACGGTCTGCTCGGCCTCGCTGTAGCCGAGCCGCGCGGCCTCGAGGTCGGCGGTGCGCCGGGCCCGCTGCTCGGCGATCTGCTTGAGCTGGTGCCGGTCGTGGTCCTCGTGGTCGCGCAGGTGGCCGTCCAGCGCCCGCAGCAGCGCCGCCACCAGCGACACCCGCGTCTCCAGCGCCGCGCCGGACCAGTTCGGCGTGACGAGCAGCTCGCGCAGCTCCGCGGTCAGCTCCTCCTGCGGGGTGCCGGGCGGGAAGCAGCGGACGGCGACCTCGTCGGTCAGGCGGGTGGCGTCGTCGTCCCACGCGGCGGTGGTGCGCGCCTGCAGCTCGGACGGCAGCTCGACGAGGTGCCGGCGAGCGGCGTCGGGGGAGTCGCCCCAGGCCTTCTCGCGGTCCAGCAGGGCGAGGCCGTCGCGCTCCTCGGTCAGCGCGTACCGCTCGGCCTCCTTCTCCTTGACGGTGACGGCGAGCCGCTTGCGGGTGTCGCGCAGGCTGGTGATGCGCTCCTCACGCGAGTTGTGCACGCCCAGTTC
Protein-coding sequences here:
- a CDS encoding TrmB family transcriptional regulator → MNTSATVAGLVDLGLTSYEARAYVALAGRRDATPAEVARLASIPRQRAYDVLATLAERGLVQQVPGQAVRYRAQPPDHVTELLLAVRRRELDRLAQASTDVAGQLRSLFQRGQDHGHPFDYVEVLRDREHAVERVQQLWADARHEVLTFVHPPYLGASTPSTDAVPTGIVQRSIYETSILDDPVMTERVRTWAALGEQIRLTTELPLKLTIVDGRSVAFNMPDSAEGDGSVTTLVVQHEALAATLKIAFESLWSTARTLDDVAAARTY
- a CDS encoding CoA-binding protein yields the protein MTPHVNDPDTVHRLLTTPATWAVVGLSQNRERAAYGVARFLRDRLGMTIVPVNPRGEDTLDARGYKTLADVPGPVEVVDCFVNSRRVGEVVDDAIAEQERLGIKAVWLQLGVVDEEAAERAKAAGLEVVMDTCPAIEAPRL
- the pip gene encoding prolyl aminopeptidase — translated: MTEPYAHGLLDVGDGHRVYWEECGNPAGRPAVVLHGGPGTGCTAAHRDLFDPELYRVVLLDQRGCGRSTPRVLDHHADLSANHTSALVGDLERLREHRGVDRWLVLGGSWGSTLGLAYAQAHPDRVTAMVLTSVALLRPAEAEWLYGGGAGRFFPEAWAAFSAPAAGGGAAAVFAAYHRLLHHPDPAVRDTAVAAWCAWEAATLSLHPDPHTAAAFADPRFAATLVRLALHYFRHDGWLEDDQLLRDAGRLRGIPGVLVAGRGDVQTPVRTAWELAQAWPDARLVVVDGGHASTAGSVAEALRAATTTLAG